A single window of Paenibacillus sp. SYP-B4298 DNA harbors:
- a CDS encoding ABC transporter substrate-binding protein, with protein sequence MKKGLAGMVSLIVVVTSVTGCSGGGTAEGGEKVLRIAMGSPGEALIKVWEGIADEFESQHPGMRVEFTYQDDDTYQTIGLPNLLGGKTPPDLYFEWAGERLNTRIKDGFAADITEQLQQSGLGEMFEEGSFNGMKVDGKTYMVPTAGDVTNVIFYNKSIFDSLQLSAPTTWEEFLNVAETVKNAGITPITIGNLDLWTAGNWVGHIISRVVGEQAYSDALQLEQPFLTDDFIKAYSLVQNLWDKGYVNNNVNAIADNESDMLFLTGKAAMHPIGSWLVSEAAAQAPNLELGYFNTPPIAGGKGNQESVIGVLNGMVVNKKSALIDEAIDFMKLYSSDASSAKLSAAGAVPMTKTGLDRNNTSPISVSLNDLMQDAPVVVSPPDTGYSIEVANALNMATSQVIGGAKTPEEALKELEKTIAPLK encoded by the coding sequence GATGGGCTCACCGGGTGAGGCGTTGATTAAAGTATGGGAAGGGATCGCCGACGAATTCGAAAGTCAACATCCAGGAATGCGGGTTGAATTCACCTATCAGGATGATGATACGTATCAAACGATTGGCCTGCCGAATCTGCTGGGCGGCAAGACACCCCCGGACCTTTATTTCGAGTGGGCGGGCGAACGGTTGAATACCCGGATCAAGGACGGGTTCGCTGCCGATATTACAGAACAGCTTCAGCAATCTGGTCTCGGGGAGATGTTCGAAGAGGGCAGCTTCAACGGGATGAAGGTGGACGGCAAGACGTATATGGTGCCTACGGCAGGAGATGTGACCAACGTTATCTTCTATAATAAGAGCATTTTCGATTCCCTTCAATTGTCGGCGCCGACGACCTGGGAGGAATTCCTGAATGTCGCAGAGACCGTCAAAAACGCCGGCATCACCCCGATTACAATCGGCAACCTGGATCTGTGGACAGCCGGCAACTGGGTTGGACATATTATCTCTCGCGTCGTTGGCGAGCAAGCGTATAGCGATGCCCTGCAGCTGGAGCAGCCGTTCCTGACCGATGATTTCATCAAGGCGTACAGCCTCGTTCAGAATCTCTGGGATAAGGGCTACGTGAACAACAACGTGAATGCGATTGCTGATAATGAATCCGATATGCTCTTCCTCACGGGCAAAGCAGCCATGCACCCGATCGGCAGTTGGCTCGTCTCGGAGGCGGCAGCACAGGCTCCGAATCTGGAGCTCGGCTACTTCAACACGCCTCCGATTGCCGGGGGCAAGGGAAATCAGGAGAGCGTCATCGGCGTGCTGAATGGCATGGTTGTGAACAAAAAATCGGCGCTGATTGATGAAGCCATCGACTTCATGAAGCTCTACAGCTCGGATGCGTCGTCGGCCAAGCTGTCGGCTGCAGGTGCGGTACCGATGACCAAGACCGGACTTGATCGTAACAACACCTCCCCGATTTCCGTCAGCCTGAACGACCTGATGCAGGACGCGCCGGTGGTGGTGTCCCCGCCGGATACAGGCTACTCGATTGAGGTGGCCAATGCGCTGAATATGGCGACGTCCCAGGTCATCGGAGGTGCCAAGACGCCGGAGGAAGCCTTGAAGGAGCTTGAGAAAACGATCGCTCCGTTGAAATAA